Genomic DNA from Desulfurivibrio alkaliphilus AHT 2:
GTTCTCCAGCAGGATGTTGAGCTGTTTGGCCAGGTTGACGTCGATGGGCGAGGAGGCCACCATGGGATGGCCGAAGGCCATGGCGGTGGCGCCCAGCGAGCGGTAGTTGCTGTCATCCAGCGGCGCCAGGCAGACTTTCTTGTCGCCGATGATGGAGGTCACCTCCCGCAGGGTTTCGGTGTCTTTCTCGGCGTTGCCGCAACCCCAGACGATGATGGGTACATCAACCGCATCCACCACTTGGGCGGCGATCTTGGCCGCTTCCGAAGCCGGGCGGTTCATGCCGTTGGGATCGGTGCCCACCAGAGAGATACAAATGGCCTCGGCCTGGTAATCGTTGACGCATTTTTGCGCCCAGGCCACCGGGTTGTCCATGACATCGGCAAAGTGACGGCTCAGGCTGGCCGGCCACTCTTCGGGCTTGATATCCAGGATGTCCATGGCGATCAGCGGCGGATGCTCCAGCTTGCCTTCAAAGAGGTGGAAAGGCAGGGAGTTGGTGCCGCCCACGGTAACAATCTTATCGCCGTTGCCCAAGGCCACTTCCCTGATGGCACCGCTGTAATCTTGGGTGTAGTTGGCGGCGGGCACCTTGCCGCCGCGCTGGGCCAGGGTGCTCTCCTCGACGGCCAGTTCACCCACCGCCAGGTCGGCGGGGGCAGCACTTTTGGCGGGGGCGGCGGGAGCCTCGGCCGGGGCGGGGGCCGGTTTGCTGGCGGCCTTGGCCGCTTCAGCTTTCTTGGCCTCCTCGGCGGCTTTGGCTTCGGCCTGGGCCTTGGCTTCGGCAGCCTTCTTGGCCTCCTCTGCGGCCTTGGCCTCGGCCTGAGCCTTGGCTTCGGCGGCCTTCTTGGCCTCTTCCGCCGCCTTGGCCTCGGCTGCTTTCTTGGCCTCTTCCGCCTTCCGCGCTTCCTCGGCTTTCTTGGCCTCGGCGGCCTGGTCAGCTGCAGGGGCGGCTGAGGCTGCTGGAGCTGCCGGAGCGGCGGCGGCCGGCGCGGCTGGAACTGGCGGGGCCGCGGCCGGTTCCCGTTTCAGGATCGCCTCGGCACCGGCAAACTGGGCCAGGGCGTCGAACTGATCGTCGGACAGGTTGAAGGCCTTTTTCAGGGCCGCCAGCCCGTGGCGCACGGACTCCAGGGCCATTTGACGTTCTCTTTCATTCATTTCATCTTCTCCCGCTTCCGCTGATTGAGCATGGATCTGGTCACTGGTATCGGTGGCCACCGCAGCCGGGGCCTGGGCCCGTAGCCGGGACGCCTCTTCCCGGGCGGCGGCGACAATCTTTTCGGCTTCAAGACGGGCGGCGGCCAGTTCGGCCTCACCGGCCCCGGCGGGGGCTGCTTCGGCGGCCACCGTCACGGTTTCCGGCACAGCTTTCGGTTGAGCAGCGATGGTCGAAGCCACCTCCGCTTCGGGTACTTCGGGCCGCTGTTCCAAACCGGCGCGCTGAACAATCTCCGCCACCGCTTCTTCCCATTCGATGGCCATCACATGAACCCCGGCCACCCCCTTGATCTCGCGGCACTGCTGGATGATATCAACGCAGATGTTGATCCCTTCTTCTTCCTTGTCCTTGGCGCCCTGCAACCGCTTGATCACCTCGTCGGGGACATCCAGGCCGGGGACGAAGTTTTTCATGTAGCGGGCCATGCCCACGGAACGGGGCGGGGTCACGCCGGCCAGAATATAAACCTTCTCGTCCAGACCCAAGTCGCGCACCGCCGCCATAAAAGCGGCAAAACGTTCCATGTTGTAGATGATCTGGGTTTGAACAAAATCGGCCCCGTTGCTCACCTTCTTGCCCAACCGGGCGGCCCGGGCCGCTTCACTGGGGCCGGCGAAGGGATTGGCGGCGCACCCCAGGAACAGACGGGGTTCATGGGCCTTGATCGCCTCACCGCACTGGAATTTTTGCTCATCCCGCATATCCCGCATCATGCCAAGCAGTTGAATGGAGTCCATATCGAAGACCCCTTTGGCGCCGGGATGGTTGCCGAATTTCTGGTGATCGCCGGTGAGGCAGAGCAGGTTTTTCAGCCCCAGGGCCGAGGCCCCGAGGATGTCGCTCTGCATGGCCAGACGGTTGCGGTCCCGGCAGGTCATCTGGATAACCGGTTCCACCCCCTCGGCCTGCACCAGCAGCCCGGCCCCGATGCTGGACATGCGGACAATGGCGGTCTGGCAATCGGTGATATTGACCGCGTCCACCCGGCCCTTGAGCAGCCGCGCCTTCTTGCGCACCACCTCGGGGTCGGCGCTCTTGGGCGGCCCCAGTTCCCCGGTCACCGCAAAGGCCCCGGACTTGAGCACCCGCTCCAGCCGACTACCGGCTTTCATCGCTGTTTCCATATCAATCCTTCCGTAGTTTTTGAAGGTTTAAATTTACACCAAACCAAGCGGTCACCTTACCAGGCATTACCAAAAGCCTGACCATCAACCAGCCAAGGAGCATAAACGTGCGACAGTGCCGCAGATTCGGGCAAGCGGTCAGGCGCCGCGTACCCCAGGTACGCAAGCCAGACCGATCGCCCGAAGATGTGGTGCTGTCGTGCGTTTATGCAGGACCATGGCAGCCGGCGCCCGGCACTCCTCCGGTGAGATCTCGGCGCATGGCCATGTCGAAGAGCACCCGCTCGCTCTTCTTATTGATCCCCAGCGCCTCGCGCTTGGCATCGATTTTAGCCACCATCAGCTCGGCCAGCTTCTGCGGATCGCTCTCCACGTTCCAATGAGCCCCCAGGGGACCCATCAAGCCTTCCAGCAGGTACTTGTTGAACTTTTTGGCCCCGGAAACCGGCAGATCCTGGAACACCACCTGGGCGCCGCTGGCGACAAAATACTGGCCGATTGCCACCGCCTTCTCGCTCATCCACAGCGGCGCGGTGCCGATGGCCGGCAGATCGGTGATGTCCTCGCCCAAGCCACCTTCCTTGACTATCTGGGTGGCGGCTACCAGGATCCGCGAGTTATCGACGCAACTGCCCATGTGCAGCACCGGCGGCATCCCCACCGTTTCACAGATCTCTGCCAAGGAGTCGCCGCAGAAGCGGGCCGCCTCGGGATTAACCAGACCGGCCCGCCCCAAAGAGGTGGCGGCGCAACCGGTGGCCAGCACCAGGACGTTATTCTTGATGAGATGCCGGGCGATCAATTCGTGGGTGTCATCGGCCAGCCGGAAGTTGTCACAGCCCACCATCACCCCGATCCCGCGAATGCGGCCGTTGATAATGTTGTCGTTGAGCGGCCGGTAGCTGGCCCGGAAACGGCCGCCCAGCATGTAGTTGATGGTTTCATGGCTGAAGCCCACCACCACGTCGAGCTTCTTCTCTTCGGGGATAAAACATTCGCCCCGCTTTTTGAAGTTTTTGATGGCGTGGGTGAGGATCTGCTTGGCGGAGTTGAGGGCCTCGTGCTCGTCGAACTGGATATGCACCCCGCCGGGCATTTTGGCCCGGTAGTTGGTGGTGATGATATCGGTGTGGAAACCATTGGCCACCTGGGCCAGTGACTCCATGGTGCACTGGACGTCCACAACCATGGCCTCGAGAGCGCCGGTGGCGATGGCGATCTCCTGCTGGACAAAGCCGGCGGCCACCGGGATGCCGCGACGCATCAAAATTTCGTTGCCGGTACAGCAGACCCCGGCCAGGTTGATCCCCTTGGCCCCCTGCTTCTTGGCCAGTTCCACCATCTCCGGGTCCTGGGCGGCAATACACAGGGATTCGGCCAACAGCGGCTCATGGCCGTGGACGGCGATGTTGACCTGGTCGGGCTTGAGCACCCCGAGATCGACGATGGAACGGCGCGGTACCGGAGTGCCGAACATGATATCGGTGAGTTCGGTGGAAAGCATGGAGGAGCCCCAGCCGTCGGACAGGGCGCAACGGGAAGCCTGGAGCATGATGTTTTCGTAATCCTGATCCACACCCATGTGGGTGCGGTGCATCATCTCCACCACCTCGCGGTCGACGCCGCGGGGAAAGATATTGAGTTTCTTCCACAGGGCCTGGCGCTTTGCGGTGGCCCGCTTGGTCATGGAAAGGGGCTCATCGTCCTGCTTGCCGAACTCGGCCAGGGCCTTTTCCCCCACCTCCAGGGCGATCTCGTTGATCTCCCGATCCTCGGTGGCGACATCGAAGACAGCGGCCAAGGATTTCAGCTTCTCCACATCCTTGATCTGGTGCGGCCCATGTCCTTTGGCGGTTTCAATAAACCCCTTGACCATCTCTCGGGCATGGTCGGTATGGGAGGCGGAGCCGGCGGCGACGATCCGGGCGAAGTTACGGGCGGCCACGGTATCGGCGCTCACCCCACAAATGCCGAGCATATCTTCGATGCCGTCAATGATCTGGCAGGGCCCCATGTTGCAGTTACGGCAACAGGTGCCGCCGGAACCGAACAGACAGGCGCTCATGCCCCGGCGTTGGACCCGGTCGTAGGCGGTTATTACGTTCTGGGCCGGCTTGGCCGCCAGAACATCCTTGCTGGAGCCGCATTTGATAATATCGCTGCAGCCCTCACATCCGTTTCTCATAGCCATGATGGTTCCCCACAAGTAATTTCGTTAATGATCGGCGTAAAATTAATCAAGCCAAGCCGGCGGCCTGCTTGGCCGCCTGCACGGTGTTTTTCATCAGCATGGTGATGGTCATGGGGCCCACCCCGCCGGGCACCGGCGTAATGCAGGCAGCCTTTTCCTTGATCCCTGCAAAGTCCACATCACCGGCCAGGATGGCCTTGCCGGAGTCGCTCATGCCGATACGGTTGACCCCGACATCGATCACCGCCACCCCATCCTTGACCATATCGGCGGTGATCATCTTGGGCACGCCGACGGCGGCGATGATGATATCGGCCCGCTTGGTGTGGGCGGCGATATCCTTGGTGCGGGTGTGGCAGAGGGTAACGGTGGCGTTGCCGCCGTCCCGTTTTTGCAGCATCAGGTTGGCGATGGGCTTGCCGACGATGTTGCTGCGGCCGACAATCACCACCTCGGCGCCGCTGGTCTCCACCCCGCTGCGGGTGAGCAGTTCCAGGATACCGTGGGGGGTGCAGGGCAGGAAGCACTGCTCACCCAAAACCATCTTGCCCACGTTGACCGGATGGAAACCGTCCACGTCCTTATCGGGGTCGATGGCGTAGAGCACCTTGGCTTCGTCGATATGCTTTGGCAGGGGGAGTTGGACGAGAATGCCGTTGATCTTGGGATCCTGGTTGCACTTGGCCACCAGGTTGAGCAATTCGTCTTCGGGGGTGTCGGCGGGCAGGGTGATCTGCTCGGAATGGATCCCCAGCTCCTTGGCGGTCTTGTTCTTGGCGGCCACGTAAGACTGGGAGGCGGGATCTTCGCCCACCAGGATGGTAACCAGGCCGGGCACCACATTGTGCTTGGCCTTAAGGGTTTCAACTTCGGTCTTCAACTCGGCGCGAATTTCCTTGGCCACCTCGGTTCCACTGATGATTTTGGCACTCATGGTTTTGCTGCCCTCCTGATTCTGGAACTTTAATCGAAAAAAATTCAGAAACGTGCACCGCTGCCTCTTGGCGCAGTTTCTTGTCGGTCTGATCAAAGCACGCTTGTCCCCTCTCGTTTTCCTGGCCTTGAAGTGGTCTGGAAAGCGCGCTGAAGCGAGGGTATTGCTACCATGGGGAAAATAACAGCGAGCCGGAACTGAATTTCTTAACGAATTTCTATTCCATTTTCAAGAAATTTTCCAAGAAAATGCTGGCAACGTGGCCGGTATTACAAAAAAAATGAAGGTGTGCTCAGCTTTTCGACGCCCT
This window encodes:
- the folD gene encoding bifunctional methylenetetrahydrofolate dehydrogenase/methenyltetrahydrofolate cyclohydrolase FolD, giving the protein MSAKIISGTEVAKEIRAELKTEVETLKAKHNVVPGLVTILVGEDPASQSYVAAKNKTAKELGIHSEQITLPADTPEDELLNLVAKCNQDPKINGILVQLPLPKHIDEAKVLYAIDPDKDVDGFHPVNVGKMVLGEQCFLPCTPHGILELLTRSGVETSGAEVVIVGRSNIVGKPIANLMLQKRDGGNATVTLCHTRTKDIAAHTKRADIIIAAVGVPKMITADMVKDGVAVIDVGVNRIGMSDSGKAILAGDVDFAGIKEKAACITPVPGGVGPMTITMLMKNTVQAAKQAAGLA
- the cooS gene encoding anaerobic carbon-monoxide dehydrogenase catalytic subunit, whose protein sequence is MAMRNGCEGCSDIIKCGSSKDVLAAKPAQNVITAYDRVQRRGMSACLFGSGGTCCRNCNMGPCQIIDGIEDMLGICGVSADTVAARNFARIVAAGSASHTDHAREMVKGFIETAKGHGPHQIKDVEKLKSLAAVFDVATEDREINEIALEVGEKALAEFGKQDDEPLSMTKRATAKRQALWKKLNIFPRGVDREVVEMMHRTHMGVDQDYENIMLQASRCALSDGWGSSMLSTELTDIMFGTPVPRRSIVDLGVLKPDQVNIAVHGHEPLLAESLCIAAQDPEMVELAKKQGAKGINLAGVCCTGNEILMRRGIPVAAGFVQQEIAIATGALEAMVVDVQCTMESLAQVANGFHTDIITTNYRAKMPGGVHIQFDEHEALNSAKQILTHAIKNFKKRGECFIPEEKKLDVVVGFSHETINYMLGGRFRASYRPLNDNIINGRIRGIGVMVGCDNFRLADDTHELIARHLIKNNVLVLATGCAATSLGRAGLVNPEAARFCGDSLAEICETVGMPPVLHMGSCVDNSRILVAATQIVKEGGLGEDITDLPAIGTAPLWMSEKAVAIGQYFVASGAQVVFQDLPVSGAKKFNKYLLEGLMGPLGAHWNVESDPQKLAELMVAKIDAKREALGINKKSERVLFDMAMRRDLTGGVPGAGCHGPA
- a CDS encoding acetyl-CoA decarbonylase/synthase complex subunit delta; translation: MKAGSRLERVLKSGAFAVTGELGPPKSADPEVVRKKARLLKGRVDAVNITDCQTAIVRMSSIGAGLLVQAEGVEPVIQMTCRDRNRLAMQSDILGASALGLKNLLCLTGDHQKFGNHPGAKGVFDMDSIQLLGMMRDMRDEQKFQCGEAIKAHEPRLFLGCAANPFAGPSEAARAARLGKKVSNGADFVQTQIIYNMERFAAFMAAVRDLGLDEKVYILAGVTPPRSVGMARYMKNFVPGLDVPDEVIKRLQGAKDKEEEGINICVDIIQQCREIKGVAGVHVMAIEWEEAVAEIVQRAGLEQRPEVPEAEVASTIAAQPKAVPETVTVAAEAAPAGAGEAELAAARLEAEKIVAAAREEASRLRAQAPAAVATDTSDQIHAQSAEAGEDEMNERERQMALESVRHGLAALKKAFNLSDDQFDALAQFAGAEAILKREPAAAPPVPAAPAAAAPAAPAASAAPAADQAAEAKKAEEARKAEEAKKAAEAKAAEEAKKAAEAKAQAEAKAAEEAKKAAEAKAQAEAKAAEEAKKAEAAKAASKPAPAPAEAPAAPAKSAAPADLAVGELAVEESTLAQRGGKVPAANYTQDYSGAIREVALGNGDKIVTVGGTNSLPFHLFEGKLEHPPLIAMDILDIKPEEWPASLSRHFADVMDNPVAWAQKCVNDYQAEAICISLVGTDPNGMNRPASEAAKIAAQVVDAVDVPIIVWGCGNAEKDTETLREVTSIIGDKKVCLAPLDDSNYRSLGATAMAFGHPMVASSPIDVNLAKQLNILLENLGVSLNSVLIDPSIGALGYGIEYTYSVMERIRLAALTQKDEKLQLPFICNLGREVWKAKECRLPSDEMLGDAENRGVLMEAITASCMLMAGGETLIMRHPRAIALTKSLIKGLMG